The nucleotide sequence TTTATGGCAGTGATGTTTCTTGCCGGAGCTGCAGTTTTTACATATCCATTTTTAGCAGATGCTCTCAGCAATTATTTGGATCAAAGAAGGATCGAGAATTATCAAAAGCAGCTTGAACGCGATAAAGAAGAAAAACATGAGCAACAATTAGCAGTGCATGAAAAGAAAAATCAGACGCTTGCTCATACATCAGTAATCCCAGGAATGGGACAAGTCAAAGATCCTTTTGAGCAAGCGGTTAGAAATGTCCAAAATCCAGGAAAAGAATATTACGAACAACATATGATCGGAGCCATCTATATTCCGAAAATCAATGTTAGCTTGCCTTTATTTGATGAAACGAATGATCTTTTGTTAGATAGAGGAGCGACAGTCCTGCAAGGCACCTCTTTTCCAACTGGAGGAGAGAGTACACATTCCGTGATTACCGCCCATAGCGGTATTGCTGAGAAAAAACTCTTTACGGATCTTGAAGAAATGGAGCAAGATGACCGATTCTATCTTGAAGTGTATGGTCGGATGCTCGCTTATGAAGTCGTTGAGAAAATTGTTGTCCTTCCAACAAAAACAAATACATTAGCAATTAGAGAAAAGCAGGATCTAGTCACACTTATCACTTGTACACCTTACACCGTGAACACTCACCGATTACTAGTGACAGGAAGACGAGTTCCCTTTACAGAAGAAGTCTCTTCAAAGATAGAACAGACAAAAAAATACCATCTTTATCGATTACTTATACTCCTTCTAGGTATATTGCTAGTGCTAACGCTTTTCGGTTATTGGTGTTATCGAAAATTTAAAAGACAAAAACAACGAAAGAAAAATAACAGATAATAGACCAATTATTAAGAATAACATAATAAATTTAAGCTGCTTGGAAGAGACAAACGCGATTAAATCGCATATTTCCAGTTTTTTTTAACGTTTGCTAAAATGACATTTTCCAGGTAAGCCAACTTGTTTCACAAGGGCTTCTTTGATATTGTAGTAGCAAGAAGAAAGATGGAGGGATTTTTTATGGCAAAAATCATGGTAGTCGAAGACGAAGAGATCATTCGACAATTGATCATGGAGGAACTTGAGAAATGGCAATTTGAAACCTTTGGAACGACCGATTTCAATCAAGTGTTCTCAGACTTTGAAAGAGAAGAACCACAGCTTGTATTACTAGATATTAATCTTCCCGTTTTGGATGGCTATTATTGGTGTCAAAAAATACGTGAAGTATCGAAAGTACCGATCATTTTTATCTCCAGCAGGAATACGAATATGGATATGATCATGGCTATGAACATGGGGGCAGATGATTTTGTGACAAAACATTTCCAAATCGATGTACTGATTGCAAAAATCAATGCATTACTTCGCCGTTCTTACAACTACACAGAATTATCTAGTGAAATGATGAGCCACAATGGCATTACGTTGAATGTTGACAACGGAAGTATGGAAATCAACGGAGAGATCATTGATTTGAGCAAAAATGAATATCGTCTATTATTTATTTTGATGAAGCACAATGGAAAGATCTTAAGTCGGGAAAAATTGCTGCGAGCACTGTGGGATGACGAACGATTTGTAGATGACAATACATTGACAGTCAACATCAATCGGTTACGCCGAAAAATCGAACAGGCAGGTATCCAAGGATATATCGAAACAAAAGTAGGACAGGGATATATCGTTCCCTGAAAGGATGAGCGGTTAAGATGAATTTTTTTAAATATTTGAAAGATCAGTGGACATTGATCTTGGGATGGCTGTTTTTTATTGCATTGACGATCTTTGTGATGTGGCTGGCGCCAAACATCAAAGTTGATTTGAGCACAATTGCTTATTTAGCTTTGATTGAGGGCGTCTTTCTGATTTTTTATCTGCTGGGTGGTTACTTGAGCAAGAGAAGATGGTGGGGAAAATTAGCCGACATACAAAAAACTTCCCCTTTGCAAAATTATTTGAGTGGTGGGAGGACAGAAGAAGAAAAACTGGTAGAAGAATATATCAATCAGCTGATCCGTGAACACCAAGAAGTAATGCAATCAGCAATCAGTAATCAACAAGACCAAAAAGATTATATTGACTCATGGGTCCATGAAATCAAAGTGCCACTTTCCGCTTCTAAATTGCTAGTTCGTTCGATCGAGTTCGATATTGACGATCAAAAGTATACATTACTAGAAAATGAATTATCAAAAATCGATGAATACGTAGAACAAGTTTTGTATTATGCAAGACTCGACAGTTTCTCGCGGGACTACCTCATCCAAGAATATGGACTAAAAGGAATCATTCAGCCTGTGATACGCAGTCAGGCAAATTATTTTATCCAAAAAAATATTCGCTACGAGATCGTTGGTGAGGATCATACTGTTTTGACCGATGCTAAATGGATCGCTTTTATCTTCAACCAATTGCTTAGTAATGCCATCAAATATACGCCGGATCACGGAAACATCATTGTGAGCATAGAAAAGGAAGCGCAAGGAGTCAGCCTTTCAGTTAAAGATTCAGGGATCGGTATCCCAGCGGAAGACTTGAAACGGATCTTTGATAAGGGATTTACTGGGAGAAATGGTCGACTTAGCAAAACACATTCAACAGGATTAGGACTTTATTTAGCAAAAAATCTGGCCGAAAAATTAGGTATCCATTTGACGGCTGAATCAACTGAAGGAAAAGGGACAACAATGACTTTATTTTTCCCAATCTTAAATTTTTATAATGAAAAACGTTAGAAAATCGTTAGAAACGAAAAAAAGTGCTTGTGTTGTTAACGTTTTCGCTGATAAGTTTCTTATCATGTGAAATAAAAGGAGATTGGTTATGGAAATTTTAATAGCATTAGTCCCTATGTTGGCATGGGGTAGTATTGGTTTAGTAAGTGGTAAAATTGGTGGCGATGCCAATCAACAAACACTAGGAATGACGATCGGTGCATTTCTGTTTTCTTTAGTTGTCTTTTTCGTTGTTAGTCCTGTAATCACCCCTTGGATTTTCTTGATCGGATTTTTATCCGGCTTAGCTTGGAGTGTTGGACAAAATGGACAGTTCCATGGAATGAAGTACATGGGTGTTTCTGTAGGGCTACCATTGTCTACTGGTTTTCAATTAATTTTGAATACGATTGCGGGAGCCGTTTTCTTCCATGAATGGACACAAACGAAAGATTATGTATACGGTATTATTGCTTTAGCTCTTCTTGTAAGCGGTGCGTATTTGACTGCCCGACAAGATGACGAAGGAAAAATAGATACAGATAATAAAATGCTTGATTTTGGTAAGGGTTTTAGAGCATTGATCTTCTCTACGATTGGTTATGGTGTATATACCATCATCGTCAACTGGGCGAATTTGGATGCGATGTCAATTATCTTACCTCAAAGTATCGGAATGATCTTAGGCGCAAGCTTCTTTGCTTTCCGTAAAGTTAAAGTCGATCAGTTTGTGTGGAAAAACATGATCTGTGGATTATTATGGGGCTTAGGAAACATCTGCATGCTTCTAACAGTCAAATCACTTGGTTTAGCTGTTGGCTTCTCACTTTCACAAATGGGGATCATTATCTCTACTTTAGGTGGGATTTTCATCCTTGGCGAAAGAAAAACGAAAAAAGAGCTCATTTATGTTATTGTTGGTTGCCTTTTAGTCATTTTAGGTGGTATCCTTTTAGGGTATATGAAAACAGTTTAATCGCTGTTTTCCAACCTAAAATGGGGAGGAACTTCAATGGATTTGTTTCGTAAGAAAGAGATCAATCTCAATCATACGAGTGAGATGAAAAAAGAACTAAAAACGTCTGATTTGATCATGCTTGGAATTGGTGCGATCATCGGTACGGGAATATTTGTGGTGACAGGGGTTGCGGCCAATCAAAATGCTGGTCCAGCACTGTCACTTTCATTTGTCTTAGCTGCAATCGTTGTCATTTTGTCTGGACTAAGTTTCGCAGAATTTGCTTCGCGAGTGCCAGTGATTGGTGGGCCATATGCCTATCTGTATGTTGTATTTGGTGAATTTGCTGCCTGGCTGACAGGGTGGTTGTTGATCGGGGAATTTTTACTAGCGGTTTCCTCTGTTGCTTCCGGATGGTCTGGCTATATGCAAGGTTTTTTGAAAAGTTTAGGGGCCGAACTTCCACAAGCATTAACTGGCGGGTACAATCCGGAAAATGGTACATACATTGACTTGATTGCGGTGCTCGTAGTGATATTCGTCACTTACATCGTGTCGCTTGAAGCCAAGAAAGCATTACGTTTGAATAATGCCATGGTATATGTCAAATTTGGTATCATCGCGTTGTTTATCATTGTAGGAATATTTTTCGTTAAACCTGATAACTGGCAGCCATTCATGCCTTTTGGTTTTTCCGGTGTGCTAGATGGTGCAGCTCTTGTGTTTTTTGCTTTCTTGGGATTTGATGCCGTTGCAATGGCAGCCGAGGAAGTCAAAAACCCGCAAAAAGATGTGCCAAGAGGAATCATTGGTTCGATACTGATTGCTACTGTCCTTTACATCATCGTGACGCTGATCTTGACAGGAATCGTTCCGTATACTGAACTAGGAGTCAATGACCCAGTGGCTTTTGCAATGAGGTATGTAGGACATGGAACAGTGGGCGCGGTGATCGCTGTAGGGGCAATTTTAACGCTACTGACGGTAACGATCTCGATGATGTATTCACTTGCTCGTTTACTGTTTGCTGTCAGCAAGGATGGCTTACTTCCTAAGTTTATGACAGAAATCGATCAAAAGCATCGTACACCGAAAAAAGCGACTTATGCCGCTGGTGTGGCAGCTGTATTCTTTGCCGGATTTTTCCCATTGAATGTATTAGCGGAACTAACGAATATCATGGCGCTCGCCTATTTGATGCTTGTTAGTCTAGGCTTACTGAAGTTGAGAAAAATGTTTGGCAAACCAAAAGCTGGAGAATTCAAAGTGCCATTCGTTCCGCTATTGCCAATCGTCTCCATCTTGACTTGTATTGTATTGATGCTTCGTCTGCAAACTGTGACATGGATCGTGTTCGGTATCGTAATGGTTATTGGACTGATCATTTATTTTGGCTATGGCTATGGACACAGCAAGATGAATGAGAAATAGACTCCAATGGAGAAGTTAGAAGAAAGATAAGAAAAACGCCCATCAACAGTTGTAATAAACTGTTGTTGGGCGTTTGTTTTAGTAACAAGCGAAAGGTGATCTATTGGGTTAAATCCAACAGTTTTTGTTTCAGATCTTCTTCCATGTGTCCAAGCTCTACTTCTGCATGACGACGTTTTTCTTTTCCTTCTTTTTGGATACGCAATGTCTCTTGGATTGTTTCGATCAAATCATTTTGAGTGGTTTGAAGGGTCTCGATATCCACGATTCCACGTTCATTTTCTTTCGCTGTTTCGATGGCTGAGATTTTCAGCATTTCTGAATTTTTCTTCAATAAGTCGTTTGTTGTTTCAGAGACTTGGCGTTGAGCAGTTACTGCATCTTTTTGACGAAGCAAGGTCAATGCGATCACGACTTGGTTTTTCCACAGCGGAATGGCTGTAGCGATAGATGCTTGGATCTTTTCAGCCAAGGCCTGATTTGTGTTTTGGATCAAACGGATTTGTGGTGCTTGCTGGATCGTGATCTGTCTAGCTAAGCGAAGATCATGCGTACGTTTATCCAGACGATCTAGGAATTGCGTGTAATCATTGGCAATCTGAACATCCATCTGATCGCCAGTTTCTTCTGCTCTTTTCATCGCTTCTGGAATGATCGTTGTTTGAAGTTCTTCCATTTTCAATTCTCCAGCAGCGATATAAATATTCAGTGCATCAAAGTAGTCTTTGTTTTTCTGGTAAAGCTGTTCTAACATCAGATTATCTTTTAGCAGACCGTCTTTTTCTTTATCTAATTTCACTGAAATCTTGTCAATTTGTGCACCAATCTTTTGATATTTTGCTGTCACTTCATAGATCGATTGTTTGACCTTCCCGAAGACACGCTGGAAGATGTTCCCTTCTCCGGCACGCAGTTCGTCAGGATTGGCTTCTTGGAGACGATACATCAGTTCAGTTAAGGAATCTCCTACAGGACCAATATCTTGTGCTTGCACATGATTCAACATCGATTGTGAGAATTCACTTAATTTTGCTTGGGCAGCCGATCCGTAGCTGATGACAGACTGTGCATCATTAGCATCGATTTTTGCTGCTAGCTGTTTAGCTTGTTCTTGGCGTTCCGCCGGTAGTTTGTCAATTAAACGAGCAGCTGTCTGTTGCTCTTGGAGCTGATCAATCTCCGCTTGTTGTGAAGTGGTCAGCGTATCTGTTGGAGTTGAAAACGGGTTGTTCAATAAATCTTCAAGTGTATCGTTAACTGGTGTAACATCTTTTGTTTCAGTCGGTTTATGATCCATAAAAAATTCCTCCTTGTTGAATCTGTTCTCGATTCTTACATGAATGTCTCTACTTTAGAAAAAGTACTCGAAACAGCCAGACATCATCTGAATGTTCCGAGTCTTCTTTTATGAACAAAAGAGTTAATCCTTTTGTTCTGGTTCATATTTATTATCACGCTTTAAGCTCTGTTTCGCAACAGATATCTCTACGTCGATATCATCTAGATCCTCAGCAACGAATTTTTGATAATCTTGTGCGATTAAAGCTGACAGCTGGTCGATGATCTGCGCGCTTTCTTCTAGTTTTTCATAGGTCTGTTTGTTTTTGATCTCATGGTCATTGATCTCATTATACTTATTTGTCAAATCAACTAGATTCGGCAGATGCGTATAAAGAAACTGACTTGCTTCATGCAGTCGGTTTGGTTCTTTCACCAATTCTTTGAATAAAGCTTTCGCTGCTTTGACTGGATCATGGCGGAGATCGATTGCTTTAAGTTTGGCTGTCTGCTGCATATTCATTTGCAATTGATTGATCTCATTTTTTGTTTGATTCATTGTTTGTCGAAAAAATGAAATTTCATTCGCTGTCATACCGCTTTTTTCATAGTGAGTTTCAAGTTCGTCAGTCAGTGCAGGAATTTCTTCTTGTTTTCCCTTTTTCCTGCGCGAACCAAAGAGTCCCCACAAAACTAAAACTACACCTATCAATAAAAGTCCTAGAACAAAAGAAAAACTATTGTTTCGGACAAAGAGAAATAGCAAGACCAATGCTAGAAGCCACGGCCAATTTCGTTTTATCATAATAAACCCTCCATGTCATTTATCGTTGAGTATTGAATTCTTTTCGTTATTCGATTACATACTTATTTTAGCATACGGACTACTAGAAAGAGTATCGGACTAAAGAAGGATTTTCTATATTTAGAGAAAATCTAAGGTTTATCTATGGTAAACTAATAAGGAGTTTTTGAGAAAAATTGAAAAATGAAAAAAAAGCAGTTATGATTACAAAGAAAGCAGGAGAAGATATGCTGAACAATGAGCAATTTGAAGAAAAAACAATCAGTCGCAAAGAAATCTATAGCGGAAAAATTATTGATGTTGCTGTAGACGAAGTTCGTTTGCCAGATGGAGGAACTTCGAAGAGAGAACTGGTATTTCATCCTGGCGGTGTCGGGATCATTGCTTTTGACGAACAAGATCGTCTGCTTCTTGTCAAACAATTTCGAAAACCTTTAGAAAAAGTGATTTTGGAGATTCCAGCTGGAAAAATCGATCCAGGAGAAGGACAAAATCCCGAAATGACAGCAGCTAGAGAATTAGAAGAAGAAACTGGCTATCGTGCGAAGTCGCTGAGCCATCTTACTTCGATGTATCTTTCACCAGGTTTTGCAAATGAAGTCCTTCATATTTATCATGCACAAGGGGTAGAGAAGGTCGAGAATCCTTTAGCACAAGATGAAGACGAAGTACTGGAGTTGTATCATCTAACTCTTGAAGAGGCGCAACAAGCGATGAAAGATCAGTTGATTTGTGATGCAAAGACGATTTATGCGATTCAATACTGGGAACTATTGACCAAAGGAAAGTAGAGGGATCGGCTTATGGCCAAAGGACCGCTTATTACGCGAAGCGAACTTCGCAAGCGACAACAAGCACAAGCAAGCGAGTCATTAAAAAAACAGCGAAAAGCAGAAACAGCTTATCAGCAAGAAGAAAAAAAGATTGCCAGCTTTTATCGTAAAGAAAGCAAAAAGAATAAACCAATCACGAAAACAAGGATCAGCGAACGGGAAAAGACGACCAAATGGAACTCTTTTTTGATGAAATCTCTTATTATTGTTATCCTAATGTTATGTGTGGTTTTTTTAGCAATCGCATTTATATAGAAAGAAGGAATTAAAAAGATGAAAATCGGTATTATCGGCGCAATGGAAGAAGAAGTAAAAATTTTGAGAGAGAACCTAAGCGAACCATTATCATGGGAACGCGCAGGCGCTTTATTTATTTCAGGTTCATTAGGTAACCACGAAGTGATCGTCGTACGTTCCGGTATAGGAAAAGTCTTAGCATCTATTACCACAAGTCTGTTGATCCAACAATACGGCGTGAACATGGTGATCAATACAGGTTCAGCTGGCGGAATCGGTGAAGGCTTACAAGTAGGTGACATCGTTATATCAGACAAAGTAGCTTATTTTGATGCAGATGCAACAGGATTTGGCTACAAACCAGGACAATTACCAGGAATGCCTCTATATTATGAAGCAAGCACATATTTGCGCAGTGAAATGGTTAAAGCAGCAAAAGCAACGAATTTGAACGCAAAAGAAGGATTGATCGTTACAGGTGATACATTTGTCGACTCGCCAGATAAAATCAAAGAAATCTTAACGAATTTCCCTGAAGCATTAGCTTGCGAAATGGAAGGAGCCGCTGTTGGACAAACAGCTCGTCAGTTCAATATCCCATTTTTGATCGTACGTGCAATGAGCGACACAGCAGATCACTCGGCGACACAAAGCTTTGACGAATTTATCGAAGACGCAGGCAAACGATCAGCAGAAATGGTGATCGAATTTGTCAAACATCTCGTATAAGGAGGACTAAGATGAACGCATTGATCTCGATTGACTACACATATGATTTTGTTGCAGAGGATGGAAAGCTGACTACTGGGACAGCAGGACAAGTAATTGAAAAAAAGCTGACTGCTCATACAAAGAAGTTTATTGATCAAAAGGATTTTGTCGTTTTTGCCATTGATGCGCATGATCCAAAAGATTCCTTTCATCCGGAGAACCGCTTATTTCCTCCGCATAATGTGATAGGAACGGGTGGACGGGAATTGTACGGCTCTTTAAAAAGTTTATACCAAGACTATGAGCAAGAGGAAAATGTTTATTGGATAGACAAACGGCATTATTCCGCTTTTAGTGGAACAGATCTAGACATCCGTTTGCGAGAACGCCAGATCACAGATATTTATTTGACCGGCGTATGTACAGATATCTGTGTGTTGCATACAGCAGTCGATGCGTATAATCTAGGATACAAACTCCATATTTTCAAAGATGCCGTGGCAAGTTTCGATCCCGTTGGACATGAATGGGCATTGAGACATTTTGAGTCCACACTAGGCGCAGAAATTTTATAAAAAAACAAAGTGATTTGATAAAATAAAAAGCACAAAATAATAAAAGAAGAGCATAAAACAAACAACTTTGTTTTATGCTCTTTTTTATACGTTATTTTAAAAAAACTTATTCTTTTTACGTTAATAAATCTCTTTATTATCAACAACTTAAGTTATATTTTTTCTTTTTATAAAATACACTTATTATAATTTTGTTTTTTATTGACAGTAAAAATAAATTAGGTAATACTTTAAGTAAACGCTTTCTAATTTGTTACGGGAGGAATACACTTGTTAAAAAAACGTATAAAATACAGTGCGCTAATGATGAATCTCCTTATGCTCAGTACCCCGGTTTTAATTTCTGTCGTTGAAGTTGCTGCTAACGAACAACAGTCTGTGAACGAAGAAAATGCACACGTGAACATTGAAGGGATGTCAACAATGGAGGAAGTACCAAGAACTAGTGAAGATATGGATACGGAAGAAGGAAATGATCCTATGATGAAAGAATCAGAAAATGAAAAGACAAAAAAGCAATCTGAAGAAGCAAATGAAGAGTGGAAAGGGGCTGTTTTCGGAGAAAGCACAAGTGCTAGTAGGTATGCCATTGAACCATTAGAAGACGGCGTGCGGCTCTCTTCCACGAATAACGGCGGAAAATTCCAGTCAAGCGGATCAGATGGAATGACCTATTATTATCAAGCAATCCCCAAAGACATCAACTTTAGGATGCGGGCGACGATCGAAATAGAATCTTGGACCTATACGAATGCCCAAGAAGGATTTGCTTTAATGGTAAGAGACGCAGTACCAAAAAATCATTTGTTTGGGCAGGCATTTTATTCAAATTCATTTGCCATACTAGGCAGTCGGATCGAATATGTCTGGGACTCGGATAGACAAGAAGTGGTCAACACGAGCGGCAGCAAATATACGATGCGACTTGGATTGGGGACACGGGCAATCACAGGAATATCATCTGAAGATCCGCAAGCTGCGCCAGCTCCTGGGAGTGTCTCAGTGGAAACAACACCTTTAGAGACTTCAGCAGGGTTCTTGGAAAAAGAAACAGGTTCTTATAATATATTCGGAAACGGTCATGGGAATCTGTTTCCGGCCACGAACTCGATTACTAAACTGGACGTAGAGATGAAAAAAACGAATACTGGTTTAGAGGCATATTATTACGATCCTGAAACAGGAGAAGAAATGGCTTCTGACATCATGTATGACTGGGAAAAATTATACGCTTCAGATGAATCGGTTATTTATGCAGGATTTGCTGCAGCAAGGAATATGACGATCAAGGTAGAAGGAATCGAAGTTGCTTACTCAGATCCTGCGACAGATCCTCCTGGGCAAGAAAGACCTACTCGCTTGATTGATCCGATTTACACTGTGACCTCTAGTAATCATTCAGGAAACCAAGATCATACTATGTCCTTTAGAGCAAATGCTGACGGATTATTGACAATTAAAAATAAAGCAACAGGAGAGGTGCTTAAGAACGCAAAAAACTTGGCTATCACTGCGAATCGGGAATTTGATTATCAGACAAAACTGATGGAAGGAACGAACGAATTTACTTTCAGTTTTACGCCAGATAAAAACTATCCGCCAGAAGAATACGTAGAGATGACTAGTTATGAAACAAAAGAGATTCTTCATACAGTGGACTACCGTAAACCTAAATATTCGACAGTTTATGTAACACCAGAAGGGTCAGATGCAGGAAACGGAAGCAGACAAAATCCATTATCTCTGACACAAGCATTGAGATACGCATATGCTGGGCAGACAATCGTCATGGCGCCTGGAACTTATTCCTTCGAAAGAGGATTGACGATTCCAAAAGGCGTTAACGGGACAAGAGAAAACCCGATTCAGTTGATTGCAGAGAAAAATCCAGAAAACAAGCGTCCTGTACTTGATTTTAAAGGAACTGGAAATGGGATGACACTGTTCAGTCACTACTGGGGTTTACGAGGGTTTGACATTACAAATAGTGCAGCTATGCAAAAAGGATTACAGATTTCTGGAAATCATAATTTGATCGAAGAGATTCATGCTTATCGGAATGGAAATACAGGAATCCAAATCAGCGGTAGCTCAAATGATCCTTTCGAAGCATGGCCCGCGCATAACTTAGTCAAGAACTGTACATCTTTTGAAAATGCCGATCCAGGATTTGAAGATGCCGATGGATTTGCGGCCAAACTGACAATAGGAGAAGGAAATGTATTTGACGGTTGTATCGCGTATCATAATGCAGATGACGGTTGGGACCTTTTTGCTAAAAATGAAACAGGTTCGATCGGAAAAGTAATCATCAAAAACTCAGTTGCTTATCGAAACGGCTGGGTACCAGGAATTGAGGGAGAAGGTAACGGTAATGGATTCAAAATGGGCGGTTCTTCTTTAACGGGCCCTCATGAATTGATCAATAGTTTGTCTTTCGAAAATCTTGCGAAAGGAATCGATTCCAATAGCGGAACAGATATTATCGTCAATAGCAGTACAAGTTTTAATAACGGTTCATATAATGTGGCTCTTTATACCTCTTCAGCAGGAAACACAGACTACCATGCTTCTGGTATCTTATCTTTCCGAACAGAGAATCTTGAGATGAGAGAGCAGATCCGCCCATTGAATCAAAACGAAGATCAAATCTACCACTCGTTGAACTACTATTGGAATGAACGAGAGAAACAATCAGAAAATACTCTTGGACATACCATATCAAAAGATTGGATCGAGTCTCTAAATACATGTTCGAAAGAAGGTCAGCAGCCTGTTACGCGCTATGAAAATGGAAGTATCCATGTTCATGGACTGATGCAGATTAAACCGGGGAATCGTCAAACAGAAAAGGAAAGAGTGGATGGTCTTCCATTATCTGTAGGTGCTATTTTTGACGGAGAAACCTCACCGTCTTCGGAATATCCAGAGTATGCAATCGTACAAGAACCAAATCAGACAAAACCAAATGAACAAAATAATCCGATTATTATACAAGAAGCAAATGGTGTGGCGGAGAATGCAGAAGGAAATATCATTGAACTGAAGCCTTTTACAGTTTTTGTGTCAACTTTCACACCAAATCAAGGAACGCCTGTCTTTGAAGATATGCGTTATTTCCCAGAAAAGATCCAAATCGTTGAAACACAGTCAAGTGCTCAATTTTCTAATCATACCGCTATTTTTTCAGCACCTTCAAAAGGAGAATATACGCTAGAAGTCACTTATCGTTCGGAAATATTTGATGGGGAAAAATGGTCTGCTCATACAGAATCTGTTACCCAGCAAAAAGCGATCACTGTGCGAGAAACTGCCGATGTGCCCCCGGGAAATGACAAACCAGAAAGAGAAAATCCAGGAAATGAATCACCAAATGGAAAACCAAATGGAAAACCTTCTCATCCGGATAGGACAGCAAAAGAAAGTGAAAAAAATGGCACTCAAGGACTCCCAAAAACGGGAGAATTTAATAACCCGTTGCTAGCATTAGCTGGAGGAATTTTGTTAATCGGTGTAGTTGTTTATGTCATGAAACAGCGAAAAAAATAAGTGGAATTTCTCCTTTTATGATGTAAAACAATTGACTGAGGAAAGTAAAAATAGAAGGAAATGAGACCAATAGATGTCTCACTTCCCTCTATCTTTTTATAGATGAGGTTCTCCTTGCTGCTTTTGATTGGCTGTTCTTATTACTTGATGCAGGACAGCTTTTTCACAATCTCTCCACTAAACGGTGTTCAATCAGCTGACCCTCGGTATTAGCTCAACAAACGGCAAAATATGAGGAACTATTTTTCCGTTTTTTTCTCTAATACTCAGGTCAGGACGCTGATTTCACAACCTCTCGATAAACGGTGTTCAAAAGCCAGTTTCTCGGTAGTAAGTCAAATTTATGCAAAAATGTGGAAAGCCATTTTCACAAAATTTTTCTTACTACTTGAAACTAAGCAGCTTTTTCACAACCTCTAATACATGGTATTCCAGAAGTAACTTCTTCGAAAAATAAGCCGAAATGTCACAAAAATTTGAGAAGCGATTTTCCCAAATTCCTTCTTATTTCTTGAAGCTGACCACTTCTGGCACAACCTCTTACCAGATTCGCACTCTTTTTTCTGGCGCTAGATACATAGCGTCTTGTTCCGTGATACCAAATGTTTCATAGAATTCGTCAAG is from Enterococcus faecium and encodes:
- a CDS encoding 5-bromo-4-chloroindolyl phosphate hydrolysis family protein — translated: MIKRNWPWLLALVLLFLFVRNNSFSFVLGLLLIGVVLVLWGLFGSRRKKGKQEEIPALTDELETHYEKSGMTANEISFFRQTMNQTKNEINQLQMNMQQTAKLKAIDLRHDPVKAAKALFKELVKEPNRLHEASQFLYTHLPNLVDLTNKYNEINDHEIKNKQTYEKLEESAQIIDQLSALIAQDYQKFVAEDLDDIDVEISVAKQSLKRDNKYEPEQKD
- a CDS encoding NUDIX hydrolase; translated protein: MLNNEQFEEKTISRKEIYSGKIIDVAVDEVRLPDGGTSKRELVFHPGGVGIIAFDEQDRLLLVKQFRKPLEKVILEIPAGKIDPGEGQNPEMTAARELEEETGYRAKSLSHLTSMYLSPGFANEVLHIYHAQGVEKVENPLAQDEDEVLELYHLTLEEAQQAMKDQLICDAKTIYAIQYWELLTKGK
- the macP gene encoding cell wall synthase accessory phosphoprotein MacP translates to MAKGPLITRSELRKRQQAQASESLKKQRKAETAYQQEEKKIASFYRKESKKNKPITKTRISEREKTTKWNSFLMKSLIIVILMLCVVFLAIAFI
- a CDS encoding 5'-methylthioadenosine/adenosylhomocysteine nucleosidase, translated to MKIGIIGAMEEEVKILRENLSEPLSWERAGALFISGSLGNHEVIVVRSGIGKVLASITTSLLIQQYGVNMVINTGSAGGIGEGLQVGDIVISDKVAYFDADATGFGYKPGQLPGMPLYYEASTYLRSEMVKAAKATNLNAKEGLIVTGDTFVDSPDKIKEILTNFPEALACEMEGAAVGQTARQFNIPFLIVRAMSDTADHSATQSFDEFIEDAGKRSAEMVIEFVKHLV
- a CDS encoding cysteine hydrolase family protein; this encodes MNALISIDYTYDFVAEDGKLTTGTAGQVIEKKLTAHTKKFIDQKDFVVFAIDAHDPKDSFHPENRLFPPHNVIGTGGRELYGSLKSLYQDYEQEENVYWIDKRHYSAFSGTDLDIRLRERQITDIYLTGVCTDICVLHTAVDAYNLGYKLHIFKDAVASFDPVGHEWALRHFESTLGAEIL
- a CDS encoding right-handed parallel beta-helix repeat-containing protein — protein: MLKKRIKYSALMMNLLMLSTPVLISVVEVAANEQQSVNEENAHVNIEGMSTMEEVPRTSEDMDTEEGNDPMMKESENEKTKKQSEEANEEWKGAVFGESTSASRYAIEPLEDGVRLSSTNNGGKFQSSGSDGMTYYYQAIPKDINFRMRATIEIESWTYTNAQEGFALMVRDAVPKNHLFGQAFYSNSFAILGSRIEYVWDSDRQEVVNTSGSKYTMRLGLGTRAITGISSEDPQAAPAPGSVSVETTPLETSAGFLEKETGSYNIFGNGHGNLFPATNSITKLDVEMKKTNTGLEAYYYDPETGEEMASDIMYDWEKLYASDESVIYAGFAAARNMTIKVEGIEVAYSDPATDPPGQERPTRLIDPIYTVTSSNHSGNQDHTMSFRANADGLLTIKNKATGEVLKNAKNLAITANREFDYQTKLMEGTNEFTFSFTPDKNYPPEEYVEMTSYETKEILHTVDYRKPKYSTVYVTPEGSDAGNGSRQNPLSLTQALRYAYAGQTIVMAPGTYSFERGLTIPKGVNGTRENPIQLIAEKNPENKRPVLDFKGTGNGMTLFSHYWGLRGFDITNSAAMQKGLQISGNHNLIEEIHAYRNGNTGIQISGSSNDPFEAWPAHNLVKNCTSFENADPGFEDADGFAAKLTIGEGNVFDGCIAYHNADDGWDLFAKNETGSIGKVIIKNSVAYRNGWVPGIEGEGNGNGFKMGGSSLTGPHELINSLSFENLAKGIDSNSGTDIIVNSSTSFNNGSYNVALYTSSAGNTDYHASGILSFRTENLEMREQIRPLNQNEDQIYHSLNYYWNEREKQSENTLGHTISKDWIESLNTCSKEGQQPVTRYENGSIHVHGLMQIKPGNRQTEKERVDGLPLSVGAIFDGETSPSSEYPEYAIVQEPNQTKPNEQNNPIIIQEANGVAENAEGNIIELKPFTVFVSTFTPNQGTPVFEDMRYFPEKIQIVETQSSAQFSNHTAIFSAPSKGEYTLEVTYRSEIFDGEKWSAHTESVTQQKAITVRETADVPPGNDKPERENPGNESPNGKPNGKPSHPDRTAKESEKNGTQGLPKTGEFNNPLLALAGGILLIGVVVYVMKQRKK